In a single window of the SAR202 cluster bacterium genome:
- the prmC gene encoding peptide chain release factor N(5)-glutamine methyltransferase has translation MTVREAWVRSARRLEAAGVPDAGLEAEVLLRHALGVDRTIFLTLLTEPMPDSASAALEGYIDRRASMEPLSYITGHREFYGLDIYVTPAVLVPRPETELLVGHAIKHARDAPTATIVDACTGSGAIAVAIARNVPGCVLYATDISERALAVAEVNRRLHGVADRVCLYHGDLLTPVSGPVDVIVSNPPYLRTGAIDGLAPEVRREPREALDGGPDGLDIVRRLFEQASTRLKPGGMLICEIDPDQADAVAGMGRSAFPGAVVSVENDLAGLKRAVKVCLAPAQVGEVQ, from the coding sequence ATGACCGTCCGAGAGGCGTGGGTGCGCTCCGCCCGGCGGCTGGAGGCGGCCGGCGTGCCGGACGCCGGCCTGGAGGCCGAGGTGCTCCTGCGCCACGCCCTGGGAGTCGACCGGACCATCTTCCTCACCCTGCTAACCGAGCCCATGCCCGACTCGGCCTCCGCCGCGCTTGAGGGCTACATCGACCGCAGGGCCTCCATGGAGCCCCTCTCCTATATCACCGGTCACCGCGAGTTCTACGGCCTTGATATATACGTAACGCCGGCCGTCCTCGTCCCACGCCCGGAGACGGAGCTACTGGTCGGGCACGCCATCAAACACGCCAGGGATGCCCCCACGGCCACCATCGTGGATGCGTGCACAGGCAGCGGCGCCATCGCCGTCGCAATTGCACGGAACGTGCCGGGCTGTGTATTATACGCAACGGACATCAGCGAGCGAGCGCTCGCCGTCGCCGAGGTGAACAGGCGGCTGCACGGCGTTGCGGACAGGGTGTGCCTGTACCACGGCGACCTTCTCACGCCGGTCAGTGGGCCGGTGGACGTGATCGTCTCCAATCCGCCATACCTCCGGACGGGCGCCATCGACGGGCTTGCGCCGGAGGTGCGGCGGGAGCCGCGCGAGGCGCTGGACGGCGGGCCGGACGGGCTGGACATCGTGAGGCGGCTATTCGAACAGGCGTCGACGCGACTGAAGCCCGGCGGTATGCTCATCTGCGAGATCGACCCCGACCAGGCGGACGCCGTGGCTGGGATGGGACGCAGCGCGTTTCCGGGCGCAGTGGTCTCCGTTGAGAACGACCTCGCGGGGCTCAAACGCGCAGTCAAAGTATGCCTGGCCCCGGCACAAGTGGGCGAGGTGCAGTAA